A genome region from Anopheles stephensi strain Indian chromosome 2, UCI_ANSTEP_V1.0, whole genome shotgun sequence includes the following:
- the LOC118507399 gene encoding POU domain, class 6, transcription factor 2 isoform X4, with amino-acid sequence MSPLSMPTGPSATSTTAAAAAAAVAAAQVHLNGTMQDMLNLQKLQSLAQLTGASVLGPSLGLPTSPLLGNSPLNLSLSGQNHSPQVLGLGPAAPIAAAAPQMPQLLLASGQIMQGIQGAQLLIPTSQGIATQTILTIPVGQQVISNMSSEALLQSLNFNNSLSETLSSQAAQAAAAAAAASGGLFVTPRDATGSSSSGLLSTQLLASAGGHSLQQSQQHSPKGLHYANHHHHHHHHLGDVKFKPNSTSSSSATSASGSSCLPHDTHRQSSHSLSSSTASNSLGHATGGRMTPDIQHRTKLQSGDSPKRISLATSSPPVSTLSRPASYASCSSSPYEKSIPMKRTLSPPATLNCTTPGSSSGHSSNGHLQVNVPGGAISATSPRSPSDSAINRLGLPSGSDLIASKSKLSPAGSSSSGLALPKEQSSTHPHSSVSPLHNHSSSGPSAPGSTGRPGSCDLELIEQHQQQQQQHHRAPSVDDLELDKPSTVGSSGSTAVHQLQKRPHHSATSTPPPKLSPAGSAGRLSHSDDDDDEASNHEFLEEHPNELTINQTNCNVVDGIDLDDIKEFAKAFKLRRLSLGLTQTQVGQALSVTEGPAYSQSAICSALAAQMYCAAQLSSQQQQMFEKLDITPKSAQKIKPVLERWMKEAEESHSSRYKSGQNHVPDFIGVEPSKKRKRRTSFTPQALELLNGHFERNTHPSGTEITGLAHQLGYEREVIRIWFCNKRQALKNTVRMMSKSFKMENT; translated from the exons ATGTCACCACTCTCGATGCCCACCGGTCCGAGTGCGACCTCGACGACAGCagctgccgccgccgctgccgtGGCTGCCGCCCAAGTACACCTTAATGGAACTA TGCAAGACATGTTAAATCTACAGAAACTTCAGAGTCTAGCACAGCTAACGGGGGCGAGCGTGTTAGGCCCGAGCCTGGGACTCCCGACGTCTCCTCTGCTGGGGAATTCGCCACTCAACCTGAGCTTGTCGGGTCAAAATCACAGCCCGCAGGTATTGGGGTTAGGGCCGGCGGCACCAATTGCGGCGGCCGCACCTCAGATGCCACAGCTGCTGTTGGCGTCGGGACAGATTATGCAAGGAATCCAAGGTGCCCAGTTGCTCATACCGACGTCTCAAG GTATTGCCACCCAAACGATCCTCACGATCCCGGTCGGCCAGCAGGTGATATCGAACATGAGCAGTGAAGCCCTGCTGCAGTCGTTGAACTTTAACAATTCACTCAGCGAAACGCTTAGCTCACAGGCGGCTCAAgcggccgctgctgctgccgccgctaGCGGTGGCCTTTTTGTGACTCCCCGCGATGCTACGGGATCCTCCAGCTCTGGGTTGCTTTCGACGCAATTGCTCGCATCCGCGGGAGGACATTCCCTGCAGCAATCGCAACAACATTCCCCCAAAGGTTTGCACTACGccaaccatcaccaccatcatcaccatcaccttGGAGATGTGAAGTTTAAGCCAAACTCCACCTCGTCCTCGTCGGCCACTTCGGCTTCCGGTTCGAGCTGTCTGCCCCACGATACCCACCGGCAATCCAGTCACTCGTTGTCGTCCTCCACCGCCTCTAACTCTCTCGGACATGCGACAGGTGGTCGCATGACGCCTGACATCCAGCATCGGACGAAGCTACAATCCGGTGACTCTCCGAAGCGGATCTCACTGGCCACGTCTTCTCCGCCAGTGTCAACGCTCAGCCGGCCCGCTAGTTATGCTTCCTGTTCGTCCTCACCTTACGAGAAATCGATACCGATGAAGCGTACCCTTTCTCCGCCGGCCACCCTGAACTGCACCACTCCGGGCAGCAGTAGTGGCCACTCTAGTAACGGACATCTGCAGGTGAACGTTCCCGGCGGTGCCATCAGTGCAACGAGCCCTCGGTCTCCCTCGGACAGTGCAATCAACAG ACTTGGTCTACCGAGTGGCAGCGATCTGATCGCATCCAAATCGAAGCTATCGCCTGCCGGGTCGTCTAGCTCCGGTCTAGCTCTACCCAAGGAACAATCGTCTACTCATCCCCACTCGTCCGTCTCACCGCTCCACAATCACTCCTCCTCTGGACCATCTGCACCAGGATCGACCGGTAGACCCGGGTCCTGCGATCTGGAGCTGATagagcaacatcagcagcagcagcagcagcatcaccgaGCACCATCGGTTGACGACCTGGAGCTAGACAAACCATCCACCGTCGGCAGTAGCGGCAGCACGGCCGTACATCAACTTCAGAAGCGACCACATCACAGTGCAACCAGCACGCCACCGCCCAAACTGAGTCCTGCTGGGTCCGCCGGCAGATTATCGCAcagcgacgatgacgacgatgaggcCTCGAATCACGAGTTTCTGGAAGAGCATCCAA ATGAGTtaacaatcaatcaaactaATTGCAACGTGGTGGACGGTATCGATCTGGACGACATCAAGGAGTTCGCCAAGGCGTTCAAACTGCGGCGACTGTCGCTCGGGCTCACGCAAACCCAGGTCGGTCAGGCGCTGTCCGTTACTGAGGGACCCGCTTACAGCCAGAGTGCCATCTGCAG CGCACTAGCCGCCCAGATGTACTGTGCAGCGCAACTTtcatcgcagcagcagcaaat GTTTGAAAAGTTAGACATTACACCCAAAAGCgcacaaaaaattaaacctGTGCTCGAGCGCTGGATGAAGGAAGCGGAGGAAAG TCATTCGTCTAGGTACAAATCGGGCCAAAACCACGTGCCAGACTTTATCGGTGTGGAACCGTCCAAGAAGCGGAAACGAAGGACATCCTTTACGCCGCAAGCGCTCGAGCTGCTGAACGGTCACTTTGAACGGAACACACATCCTTCCG GAACTGAAATAACCGGCCTAGCCCATCAGCTCGGTTACGAGCGGGAAGTTATACGCATCTGGTTCTGCAACAAACGCCAAGCGCTCAAGAACACCGTGCGGATGATGTCCAAGAGCTTCAAGATGGAGAATACTTAA
- the LOC118507399 gene encoding POU domain, class 6, transcription factor 2 isoform X1: MEDGGADPENNNSSHCGMLGISMPCEGAGHDFSTVRKELEYANAIAAHYGATDKGDRIISYKIENRRRSDHCSRSNSPFLSPTSTDLDGRCSNSSNKPAGILRTAQDKMSPLSMPTGPSATSTTAAAAAAAVAAAQVHLNGTMQDMLNLQKLQSLAQLTGASVLGPSLGLPTSPLLGNSPLNLSLSGQNHSPQVLGLGPAAPIAAAAPQMPQLLLASGQIMQGIQGAQLLIPTSQGIATQTILTIPVGQQVISNMSSEALLQSLNFNNSLSETLSSQAAQAAAAAAAASGGLFVTPRDATGSSSSGLLSTQLLASAGGHSLQQSQQHSPKGLHYANHHHHHHHHLGDVKFKPNSTSSSSATSASGSSCLPHDTHRQSSHSLSSSTASNSLGHATGGRMTPDIQHRTKLQSGDSPKRISLATSSPPVSTLSRPASYASCSSSPYEKSIPMKRTLSPPATLNCTTPGSSSGHSSNGHLQVNVPGGAISATSPRSPSDSAINRLGLPSGSDLIASKSKLSPAGSSSSGLALPKEQSSTHPHSSVSPLHNHSSSGPSAPGSTGRPGSCDLELIEQHQQQQQQHHRAPSVDDLELDKPSTVGSSGSTAVHQLQKRPHHSATSTPPPKLSPAGSAGRLSHSDDDDDEASNHEFLEEHPNELTINQTNCNVVDGIDLDDIKEFAKAFKLRRLSLGLTQTQVGQALSVTEGPAYSQSAICSALAAQMYCAAQLSSQQQQMFEKLDITPKSAQKIKPVLERWMKEAEESHSSRYKSGQNHVPDFIGVEPSKKRKRRTSFTPQALELLNGHFERNTHPSGTEITGLAHQLGYEREVIRIWFCNKRQALKNTVRMMSKSFKMENT, translated from the exons AATAGAAGACGAAGCGATCACTGTAGCCGGTCGAACAGTCCATTTCTGAGCCCGACCTCAACCGATCTAGACGGCCGGTGTAGTAATAGCAGCAACAAACCGGCCGGAATCCTGCGTACCGCCCAGGACAAGATGTCACCACTCTCGATGCCCACCGGTCCGAGTGCGACCTCGACGACAGCagctgccgccgccgctgccgtGGCTGCCGCCCAAGTACACCTTAATGGAACTA TGCAAGACATGTTAAATCTACAGAAACTTCAGAGTCTAGCACAGCTAACGGGGGCGAGCGTGTTAGGCCCGAGCCTGGGACTCCCGACGTCTCCTCTGCTGGGGAATTCGCCACTCAACCTGAGCTTGTCGGGTCAAAATCACAGCCCGCAGGTATTGGGGTTAGGGCCGGCGGCACCAATTGCGGCGGCCGCACCTCAGATGCCACAGCTGCTGTTGGCGTCGGGACAGATTATGCAAGGAATCCAAGGTGCCCAGTTGCTCATACCGACGTCTCAAG GTATTGCCACCCAAACGATCCTCACGATCCCGGTCGGCCAGCAGGTGATATCGAACATGAGCAGTGAAGCCCTGCTGCAGTCGTTGAACTTTAACAATTCACTCAGCGAAACGCTTAGCTCACAGGCGGCTCAAgcggccgctgctgctgccgccgctaGCGGTGGCCTTTTTGTGACTCCCCGCGATGCTACGGGATCCTCCAGCTCTGGGTTGCTTTCGACGCAATTGCTCGCATCCGCGGGAGGACATTCCCTGCAGCAATCGCAACAACATTCCCCCAAAGGTTTGCACTACGccaaccatcaccaccatcatcaccatcaccttGGAGATGTGAAGTTTAAGCCAAACTCCACCTCGTCCTCGTCGGCCACTTCGGCTTCCGGTTCGAGCTGTCTGCCCCACGATACCCACCGGCAATCCAGTCACTCGTTGTCGTCCTCCACCGCCTCTAACTCTCTCGGACATGCGACAGGTGGTCGCATGACGCCTGACATCCAGCATCGGACGAAGCTACAATCCGGTGACTCTCCGAAGCGGATCTCACTGGCCACGTCTTCTCCGCCAGTGTCAACGCTCAGCCGGCCCGCTAGTTATGCTTCCTGTTCGTCCTCACCTTACGAGAAATCGATACCGATGAAGCGTACCCTTTCTCCGCCGGCCACCCTGAACTGCACCACTCCGGGCAGCAGTAGTGGCCACTCTAGTAACGGACATCTGCAGGTGAACGTTCCCGGCGGTGCCATCAGTGCAACGAGCCCTCGGTCTCCCTCGGACAGTGCAATCAACAG ACTTGGTCTACCGAGTGGCAGCGATCTGATCGCATCCAAATCGAAGCTATCGCCTGCCGGGTCGTCTAGCTCCGGTCTAGCTCTACCCAAGGAACAATCGTCTACTCATCCCCACTCGTCCGTCTCACCGCTCCACAATCACTCCTCCTCTGGACCATCTGCACCAGGATCGACCGGTAGACCCGGGTCCTGCGATCTGGAGCTGATagagcaacatcagcagcagcagcagcagcatcaccgaGCACCATCGGTTGACGACCTGGAGCTAGACAAACCATCCACCGTCGGCAGTAGCGGCAGCACGGCCGTACATCAACTTCAGAAGCGACCACATCACAGTGCAACCAGCACGCCACCGCCCAAACTGAGTCCTGCTGGGTCCGCCGGCAGATTATCGCAcagcgacgatgacgacgatgaggcCTCGAATCACGAGTTTCTGGAAGAGCATCCAA ATGAGTtaacaatcaatcaaactaATTGCAACGTGGTGGACGGTATCGATCTGGACGACATCAAGGAGTTCGCCAAGGCGTTCAAACTGCGGCGACTGTCGCTCGGGCTCACGCAAACCCAGGTCGGTCAGGCGCTGTCCGTTACTGAGGGACCCGCTTACAGCCAGAGTGCCATCTGCAG CGCACTAGCCGCCCAGATGTACTGTGCAGCGCAACTTtcatcgcagcagcagcaaat GTTTGAAAAGTTAGACATTACACCCAAAAGCgcacaaaaaattaaacctGTGCTCGAGCGCTGGATGAAGGAAGCGGAGGAAAG TCATTCGTCTAGGTACAAATCGGGCCAAAACCACGTGCCAGACTTTATCGGTGTGGAACCGTCCAAGAAGCGGAAACGAAGGACATCCTTTACGCCGCAAGCGCTCGAGCTGCTGAACGGTCACTTTGAACGGAACACACATCCTTCCG GAACTGAAATAACCGGCCTAGCCCATCAGCTCGGTTACGAGCGGGAAGTTATACGCATCTGGTTCTGCAACAAACGCCAAGCGCTCAAGAACACCGTGCGGATGATGTCCAAGAGCTTCAAGATGGAGAATACTTAA
- the LOC118503515 gene encoding UNC93-like protein produces MQEGVATDSVALEAIEKLGPREKWRIVKNIAVLGIAFMIHFTAFHGTSNLQSSLHSDGSLGAYTLACIYGSLIVSNLFLPVLVIRLLGCKWTIVVSFVAYMPYIAAQFYPSFATLIPSGLAVGFGGGPLWCAKCTYLSIIAEAFSIATRRKVRTDYLIVKFFSLFFVFYQLAQVLGNLISFTVLSYGEADSAVNGTIESSVNISVTCGANYAAPIHQEAQSAIDLKRPEPEQVNRLTGIFLACMVAASVSVALGVDSLKRYSMVRKTPGNNISGMNTLVITLRQLSHKYQLLLLPIVSFIGIEQAFITADFTKSFVACGLGISYIGYAMISFGLANTLAAACTPYVTKHLGRRMLILVTYVFHAALIVFMLLWTPTNEYYKYSIIVACWGLADGVWLIQINSLSGILFPGNEEAAFSNFRLWEACGSVIMYSASSFFPTFHKLLFVLGMMTVGTIGYGTIELMEYRAKRIDPEKNFEVVSQEPQDS; encoded by the exons ATGCAGGAAGGAGTTGCGACAGACAGTGTTGCGCTGGAAGCGATCGAGAAGTTGGGTCCTCGGGAAAAATGGCGCATTGTGAAGAATATTGCAGTGCTGGGAATTGCATTCATGATTCACTTTACGGCGTTCCATGGGACGTCGAATCTTCAGAGCTCGCTGCACAGTGATGGGTCCTTGGGAGCGTACACGTTGGCCTGCATCTATGGATCGTTAATTGTGTCCAACCTGTTCCTACCGGTGTTGGTGATAAG GCTACTGGGTTGCAAGTGGACGATCGTGGTGTCTTTCGTCGCCTACATGCCCTACATCGCGGCCCAGTTTTATCCCTCATTTGCCACACTCATACCGAGTGGTCTGGCCGTAGGGTTCGGCGGTGGACCGCTCTGGTGTGCCAAGTGTACCTACCTCTCCATCATAGCGGAAGCCTTCAGTATCGCCACCCGACGTAAAGTCCGCACCGACTACTTGATCGTGAAGTTCTTCAGCCTATTCTTCGTGTTCTACCAGCTGGCGCAAGTGTTGGGCAATTTGATATCATTCACCG TACTTTCCTACGGAGAGGCTGACTCGGCAGTGAATGGTACAATTGAATCGAGCGTTAACATATCGGTCACCTGTGGGGCGAACTATGCGGCACCAATTCACCAAGAGGCACAGAGTGCAATCGACCTAAAGAGACCCGAACCGGAGCAGGTGAACCGGCTGACCGGGATCTTCCTAGCGTGCATGGTGGCGGCTTCTGTTTCGGTCGCTTTAGGTGTTGATTCCCTTAAAAG GTACAGCATGGTTCGCAAAACTCCCGGGAATAATATATCTGGCATGAACACACTCGTCATCACCTTGCGGCAGCTTAGTCACAAGTATCAGCTACTACTCCTGCCAATTGTATCGTTTATCGGTATAGAGCAAGCGTTTATCACGGCTGACTTTACGAAG TCGTTTGTGGCCTGTGGGCTTGGCATCAGTTACATCGGTTACGCGATGATAAGCTTCGGGCTGGCGAATACTCTCGCTGCTGCCTGCACGCCATACGTCACGAAGCATCTGGGCCGCCGGATGCTAATTCTGGTGACGTACGTTTTTCATGCGGCTCTGATCGTGTTCATGCTGCTCTGGACTCCGACGAACGAGTACTACAAGTATTCCATAATCGTCGCCTGTTGGGGGTTGGCCGATGGAGTCTGGTTGATTCAAATTAATT CTCTAAGCGGTATTCTGTTCCCGGGAAATGAAGAGGCTGCGTTCAGCAACTTCCGTTTGTGGGAAGCGTGCGGTTCCGTTATAATGTACTCAGCCAGTTCGTTTTTCCCGACCTTCCACAAGCTGCTGTTTGTGCTGGGAATGATGACTGTGGGCACAATAGG CTACGGAACGATAGAGCTTATGGAGTACCGAGCGAAACGAATCGATCCGGAAAAGAACTTTGAAGTCGTTAGTCAAGAGCCACAAGACAGTTAA
- the LOC118507399 gene encoding mucin-12 isoform X3 codes for MEDGGADPENNNSSHCGMLGISMPCEGAGHDFSTVRKELEYANAIAAHYGATDKGDRIISYKIENRRRSDHCSRSNSPFLSPTSTDLDGRCSNSSNKPAGILRTAQDKMSPLSMPTGPSATSTTAAAAAAAVAAAQVHLNGTMQDMLNLQKLQSLAQLTGASVLGPSLGLPTSPLLGNSPLNLSLSGQNHSPQVLGLGPAAPIAAAAPQMPQLLLASGQIMQGIQGAQLLIPTSQGIATQTILTIPVGQQVISNMSSEALLQSLNFNNSLSETLSSQAAQAAAAAAAASGGLFVTPRDATGSSSSGLLSTQLLASAGGHSLQQSQQHSPKGLHYANHHHHHHHHLGDVKFKPNSTSSSSATSASGSSCLPHDTHRQSSHSLSSSTASNSLGHATGGRMTPDIQHRTKLQSGDSPKRISLATSSPPVSTLSRPASYASCSSSPYEKSIPMKRTLSPPATLNCTTPGSSSGHSSNGHLQVNVPGGAISATSPRSPSDSAINRLGLPSGSDLIASKSKLSPAGSSSSGLALPKEQSSTHPHSSVSPLHNHSSSGPSAPGSTGRPGSCDLELIEQHQQQQQQHHRAPSVDDLELDKPSTVGSSGSTAVHQLQKRPHHSATSTPPPKLSPAGSAGRLSHSDDDDDEASNHEFLEEHPNELTINQTNCNVVDGIDLDDIKEFAKAFKLRRLSLGLTQTQVGQALSVTEGPAYSQSAICSALAAQMYCAAQLSSQQQQMYKSGQNHVPDFIGVEPSKKRKRRTSFTPQALELLNGHFERNTHPSGTEITGLAHQLGYEREVIRIWFCNKRQALKNTVRMMSKSFKMENT; via the exons AATAGAAGACGAAGCGATCACTGTAGCCGGTCGAACAGTCCATTTCTGAGCCCGACCTCAACCGATCTAGACGGCCGGTGTAGTAATAGCAGCAACAAACCGGCCGGAATCCTGCGTACCGCCCAGGACAAGATGTCACCACTCTCGATGCCCACCGGTCCGAGTGCGACCTCGACGACAGCagctgccgccgccgctgccgtGGCTGCCGCCCAAGTACACCTTAATGGAACTA TGCAAGACATGTTAAATCTACAGAAACTTCAGAGTCTAGCACAGCTAACGGGGGCGAGCGTGTTAGGCCCGAGCCTGGGACTCCCGACGTCTCCTCTGCTGGGGAATTCGCCACTCAACCTGAGCTTGTCGGGTCAAAATCACAGCCCGCAGGTATTGGGGTTAGGGCCGGCGGCACCAATTGCGGCGGCCGCACCTCAGATGCCACAGCTGCTGTTGGCGTCGGGACAGATTATGCAAGGAATCCAAGGTGCCCAGTTGCTCATACCGACGTCTCAAG GTATTGCCACCCAAACGATCCTCACGATCCCGGTCGGCCAGCAGGTGATATCGAACATGAGCAGTGAAGCCCTGCTGCAGTCGTTGAACTTTAACAATTCACTCAGCGAAACGCTTAGCTCACAGGCGGCTCAAgcggccgctgctgctgccgccgctaGCGGTGGCCTTTTTGTGACTCCCCGCGATGCTACGGGATCCTCCAGCTCTGGGTTGCTTTCGACGCAATTGCTCGCATCCGCGGGAGGACATTCCCTGCAGCAATCGCAACAACATTCCCCCAAAGGTTTGCACTACGccaaccatcaccaccatcatcaccatcaccttGGAGATGTGAAGTTTAAGCCAAACTCCACCTCGTCCTCGTCGGCCACTTCGGCTTCCGGTTCGAGCTGTCTGCCCCACGATACCCACCGGCAATCCAGTCACTCGTTGTCGTCCTCCACCGCCTCTAACTCTCTCGGACATGCGACAGGTGGTCGCATGACGCCTGACATCCAGCATCGGACGAAGCTACAATCCGGTGACTCTCCGAAGCGGATCTCACTGGCCACGTCTTCTCCGCCAGTGTCAACGCTCAGCCGGCCCGCTAGTTATGCTTCCTGTTCGTCCTCACCTTACGAGAAATCGATACCGATGAAGCGTACCCTTTCTCCGCCGGCCACCCTGAACTGCACCACTCCGGGCAGCAGTAGTGGCCACTCTAGTAACGGACATCTGCAGGTGAACGTTCCCGGCGGTGCCATCAGTGCAACGAGCCCTCGGTCTCCCTCGGACAGTGCAATCAACAG ACTTGGTCTACCGAGTGGCAGCGATCTGATCGCATCCAAATCGAAGCTATCGCCTGCCGGGTCGTCTAGCTCCGGTCTAGCTCTACCCAAGGAACAATCGTCTACTCATCCCCACTCGTCCGTCTCACCGCTCCACAATCACTCCTCCTCTGGACCATCTGCACCAGGATCGACCGGTAGACCCGGGTCCTGCGATCTGGAGCTGATagagcaacatcagcagcagcagcagcagcatcaccgaGCACCATCGGTTGACGACCTGGAGCTAGACAAACCATCCACCGTCGGCAGTAGCGGCAGCACGGCCGTACATCAACTTCAGAAGCGACCACATCACAGTGCAACCAGCACGCCACCGCCCAAACTGAGTCCTGCTGGGTCCGCCGGCAGATTATCGCAcagcgacgatgacgacgatgaggcCTCGAATCACGAGTTTCTGGAAGAGCATCCAA ATGAGTtaacaatcaatcaaactaATTGCAACGTGGTGGACGGTATCGATCTGGACGACATCAAGGAGTTCGCCAAGGCGTTCAAACTGCGGCGACTGTCGCTCGGGCTCACGCAAACCCAGGTCGGTCAGGCGCTGTCCGTTACTGAGGGACCCGCTTACAGCCAGAGTGCCATCTGCAG CGCACTAGCCGCCCAGATGTACTGTGCAGCGCAACTTtcatcgcagcagcagcaaat GTACAAATCGGGCCAAAACCACGTGCCAGACTTTATCGGTGTGGAACCGTCCAAGAAGCGGAAACGAAGGACATCCTTTACGCCGCAAGCGCTCGAGCTGCTGAACGGTCACTTTGAACGGAACACACATCCTTCCG GAACTGAAATAACCGGCCTAGCCCATCAGCTCGGTTACGAGCGGGAAGTTATACGCATCTGGTTCTGCAACAAACGCCAAGCGCTCAAGAACACCGTGCGGATGATGTCCAAGAGCTTCAAGATGGAGAATACTTAA
- the LOC118507399 gene encoding mucin-12 isoform X2 — MEDGGADPENNNSSHCGMLGISMPCEGAGHDFSTVRKELEYANAIAAHYGATDKGDRIISYKIENRRRSDHCSRSNSPFLSPTSTDLDGRCSNSSNKPAGILRTAQDKMSPLSMPTGPSATSTTAAAAAAAVAAAQVHLNGTMQDMLNLQKLQSLAQLTGASVLGPSLGLPTSPLLGNSPLNLSLSGQNHSPQVLGLGPAAPIAAAAPQMPQLLLASGQIMQGIQGAQLLIPTSQGIATQTILTIPVGQQVISNMSSEALLQSLNFNNSLSETLSSQAAQAAAAAAAASGGLFVTPRDATGSSSSGLLSTQLLASAGGHSLQQSQQHSPKGLHYANHHHHHHHHLGDVKFKPNSTSSSSATSASGSSCLPHDTHRQSSHSLSSSTASNSLGHATGGRMTPDIQHRTKLQSGDSPKRISLATSSPPVSTLSRPASYASCSSSPYEKSIPMKRTLSPPATLNCTTPGSSSGHSSNGHLQVNVPGGAISATSPRSPSDSAINRLGLPSGSDLIASKSKLSPAGSSSSGLALPKEQSSTHPHSSVSPLHNHSSSGPSAPGSTGRPGSCDLELIEQHQQQQQQHHRAPSVDDLELDKPSTVGSSGSTAVHQLQKRPHHSATSTPPPKLSPAGSAGRLSHSDDDDDEASNHEFLEEHPNELTINQTNCNVVDGIDLDDIKEFAKAFKLRRLSLGLTQTQVGQALSVTEGPAYSQSAICSALAAQMYCAAQLSSQQQQIHSSRYKSGQNHVPDFIGVEPSKKRKRRTSFTPQALELLNGHFERNTHPSGTEITGLAHQLGYEREVIRIWFCNKRQALKNTVRMMSKSFKMENT; from the exons AATAGAAGACGAAGCGATCACTGTAGCCGGTCGAACAGTCCATTTCTGAGCCCGACCTCAACCGATCTAGACGGCCGGTGTAGTAATAGCAGCAACAAACCGGCCGGAATCCTGCGTACCGCCCAGGACAAGATGTCACCACTCTCGATGCCCACCGGTCCGAGTGCGACCTCGACGACAGCagctgccgccgccgctgccgtGGCTGCCGCCCAAGTACACCTTAATGGAACTA TGCAAGACATGTTAAATCTACAGAAACTTCAGAGTCTAGCACAGCTAACGGGGGCGAGCGTGTTAGGCCCGAGCCTGGGACTCCCGACGTCTCCTCTGCTGGGGAATTCGCCACTCAACCTGAGCTTGTCGGGTCAAAATCACAGCCCGCAGGTATTGGGGTTAGGGCCGGCGGCACCAATTGCGGCGGCCGCACCTCAGATGCCACAGCTGCTGTTGGCGTCGGGACAGATTATGCAAGGAATCCAAGGTGCCCAGTTGCTCATACCGACGTCTCAAG GTATTGCCACCCAAACGATCCTCACGATCCCGGTCGGCCAGCAGGTGATATCGAACATGAGCAGTGAAGCCCTGCTGCAGTCGTTGAACTTTAACAATTCACTCAGCGAAACGCTTAGCTCACAGGCGGCTCAAgcggccgctgctgctgccgccgctaGCGGTGGCCTTTTTGTGACTCCCCGCGATGCTACGGGATCCTCCAGCTCTGGGTTGCTTTCGACGCAATTGCTCGCATCCGCGGGAGGACATTCCCTGCAGCAATCGCAACAACATTCCCCCAAAGGTTTGCACTACGccaaccatcaccaccatcatcaccatcaccttGGAGATGTGAAGTTTAAGCCAAACTCCACCTCGTCCTCGTCGGCCACTTCGGCTTCCGGTTCGAGCTGTCTGCCCCACGATACCCACCGGCAATCCAGTCACTCGTTGTCGTCCTCCACCGCCTCTAACTCTCTCGGACATGCGACAGGTGGTCGCATGACGCCTGACATCCAGCATCGGACGAAGCTACAATCCGGTGACTCTCCGAAGCGGATCTCACTGGCCACGTCTTCTCCGCCAGTGTCAACGCTCAGCCGGCCCGCTAGTTATGCTTCCTGTTCGTCCTCACCTTACGAGAAATCGATACCGATGAAGCGTACCCTTTCTCCGCCGGCCACCCTGAACTGCACCACTCCGGGCAGCAGTAGTGGCCACTCTAGTAACGGACATCTGCAGGTGAACGTTCCCGGCGGTGCCATCAGTGCAACGAGCCCTCGGTCTCCCTCGGACAGTGCAATCAACAG ACTTGGTCTACCGAGTGGCAGCGATCTGATCGCATCCAAATCGAAGCTATCGCCTGCCGGGTCGTCTAGCTCCGGTCTAGCTCTACCCAAGGAACAATCGTCTACTCATCCCCACTCGTCCGTCTCACCGCTCCACAATCACTCCTCCTCTGGACCATCTGCACCAGGATCGACCGGTAGACCCGGGTCCTGCGATCTGGAGCTGATagagcaacatcagcagcagcagcagcagcatcaccgaGCACCATCGGTTGACGACCTGGAGCTAGACAAACCATCCACCGTCGGCAGTAGCGGCAGCACGGCCGTACATCAACTTCAGAAGCGACCACATCACAGTGCAACCAGCACGCCACCGCCCAAACTGAGTCCTGCTGGGTCCGCCGGCAGATTATCGCAcagcgacgatgacgacgatgaggcCTCGAATCACGAGTTTCTGGAAGAGCATCCAA ATGAGTtaacaatcaatcaaactaATTGCAACGTGGTGGACGGTATCGATCTGGACGACATCAAGGAGTTCGCCAAGGCGTTCAAACTGCGGCGACTGTCGCTCGGGCTCACGCAAACCCAGGTCGGTCAGGCGCTGTCCGTTACTGAGGGACCCGCTTACAGCCAGAGTGCCATCTGCAG CGCACTAGCCGCCCAGATGTACTGTGCAGCGCAACTTtcatcgcagcagcagcaaat TCATTCGTCTAGGTACAAATCGGGCCAAAACCACGTGCCAGACTTTATCGGTGTGGAACCGTCCAAGAAGCGGAAACGAAGGACATCCTTTACGCCGCAAGCGCTCGAGCTGCTGAACGGTCACTTTGAACGGAACACACATCCTTCCG GAACTGAAATAACCGGCCTAGCCCATCAGCTCGGTTACGAGCGGGAAGTTATACGCATCTGGTTCTGCAACAAACGCCAAGCGCTCAAGAACACCGTGCGGATGATGTCCAAGAGCTTCAAGATGGAGAATACTTAA